GAGCCGCACCCAACATGCGCCCGATTCCCACCTTGCTGGCCCTGTCCCTGGCCGCCCTTCCCGCCTTCGCTTCGGCTGCGGATTTCGACAACTGGCCGACCAAGTACACCTTCGGCAACGGCACCGAACTGGCCGCCACCGCCAACATCGCCTACGACTACAACGACTTCTCCTCGGGCAGCGGCCTTGAGGACGACGACGCCGTGCGCCGCAAGGAGTTCGGTGCGACGCTGAAGAAGAAGGGCGTCTATGACGCAATGGTCTACTACGACTTCCAGTCCGACACCTGGCTGGACGTGTTCGTGCGCTTCGAGAGCAAGGCCTTCTTCGGCCGTGACGTCGGCCGCTTCCGCTTCGGCTACATGAAGACCCCGGTCGGTCTGGATGCGAACACGTCCTCGCGCGCCGGCACGTTCCTGGAGACCGCGCTGCCCGTGCAGGCCTTCTATGCCGGCCGCCGTACCGGCGTGGAATGGGTGCTGGAGCGCCCGCAGTACCTGCTGCAGGCCGGCGCCTACGGTGGCAAGGACCTGCAGGGCGACAACCCCGGCACCACCCAGGCGGTGCGTGCGGTGTGGACGCCGGTGAAGGCGCCGGGTGACGTGATCCACCTGGGCGTGGCCTATTCGCAGGAAAATCCGCGTGGCTACAGCGATGGCCGTGATGTGCACCATGAGGCCAGCGCACGCCTGCGCGCACGCCCGGAAGCTGGCCTGACCGACATCCGCTTCGTCGATTCCGGCGCGCTGGTCACCGCCGACCAGATCCGTCGCACCGGCCTGGAAGGCATCTGGATCCGCGGCCCGTTCTCGCTGCAGGCCGAAGCGCTGCAGGCCACCGTCACCCGCAAGGGCCTGCCGGATTACACCGGCAGCGGCCAGTACGCGATGGCCAGCTGGGTGCTGACCGGTGAATCGCGCCCGTACAACGCTGGTGCCGTGGCCAACATCAAGCCGGCGCACGACTACGGCGCGCTGGAACTGGTGGCCCGCTACAGCCGCCTGGACCTGGACGACGGCAGCATTCTCGGTGGCCGCCAGCACGACCTGACCCTGGGCGCGAACTGGTACCTGACCAGCCACTTCAAGTTCCAGGCCAACTACGTGAAGGTCGACGCCAGCCGCCGTGGCGTGCACAGCACGCCGGAGATCTTCGAACTGCGCGCGCAGATGCACTTCTGACCCCTTCCACGTCAGATCCCGGCGGGCGTGCATGCCACGCCCGCCGGCCCTGCGTAGACTGCCGCCATGTACTGGCTCAACCGCCATCGGATGCTGTTGCTGACCGTCCTGGTGATGGTCGGCGGCACCGTGCTGTGTGCCGTCGCCGCAGGCCACTACGCCTGGCGCCGCGCACTGGGCCAGGAAAGCAGCCAGGTACAACGCCAACTGCAGTTGTATGGCCAGGGCCTG
This genomic interval from Stenotrophomonas sp. 57 contains the following:
- a CDS encoding porin; the protein is MRPIPTLLALSLAALPAFASAADFDNWPTKYTFGNGTELAATANIAYDYNDFSSGSGLEDDDAVRRKEFGATLKKKGVYDAMVYYDFQSDTWLDVFVRFESKAFFGRDVGRFRFGYMKTPVGLDANTSSRAGTFLETALPVQAFYAGRRTGVEWVLERPQYLLQAGAYGGKDLQGDNPGTTQAVRAVWTPVKAPGDVIHLGVAYSQENPRGYSDGRDVHHEASARLRARPEAGLTDIRFVDSGALVTADQIRRTGLEGIWIRGPFSLQAEALQATVTRKGLPDYTGSGQYAMASWVLTGESRPYNAGAVANIKPAHDYGALELVARYSRLDLDDGSILGGRQHDLTLGANWYLTSHFKFQANYVKVDASRRGVHSTPEIFELRAQMHF